Genomic segment of Granulicella aggregans:
CTCTGGGCAATCGGAGAGGAATGCGGCACCAAGGCCACCTCGCCCAGCCGCCGCGCTCCATCGTCGGTAGAGATGAGCCGGTTCAGCACATCCTCGCCCGCTGTCGCCGTTGCCGAGACAATCTTCCCGCCTTCGAACTTGCAGGTAATGTTCTCGATCAGCGTTCCCTGGTGCGAGAGCGGCTTCGACGCCTTCACAAACCCATCCACGCGGTCCTTGTGCGGAGTCGTAAAACACTCTTCCGTAGGGATATTCGGGTTGCAGAAGATGCCGTTGCCGGCCTCGCCTCCACCACCTGCCCAAAGATGATCGTCCGCCAATCCCACGGTAAGATCGGTCGTTCCATCCTGCGACTTGAAGTGCAGGGCATGGAACCGCTTCGCATTTAGCATGTCCACACGCTTCTTCAGATTTTGCCCATGCTGCTTCCACTCCGCCACCGGATCTTCGCCGGTCACGCGCGAGGCCAGGAAGATCGCGTCCCAAAGCTTGGCCACAGCCGTATCGACGTCTTCGCCGGGGAAGACCAGCTTCGCCCACTCCGGAGTCGCGGCGGCCACAATTGACCAGTTGATCGCGTGTTTTGTAATCAACTCCATCGCCGGCTTGCCCGCCTTCGAAGCAGCAATGTTTGCCCGCGATACCTTCGCCGGGTCCTGCTTGGCGAGCAGCGCCGGATTCGCGCCGGCGATCGCCAGCCGTGCCGCTCCGCTGCGAAACGCCGCCGCCATCGAGTCCGCCATCCACTGCGCCGCATGGTCGAAGCTCGCGTCGTCCGCATACTTGTACCGAGCCAGAATCGACGGATCGTCGCTGTAGAAGCTCGTTACCAGCAGCGCACCCGCCTTATAAGCGTGCTCGGTAATCCGGCGCACCAAAGGCAGTGCCTCTAGGGGAGCCGAGATCAGCAGCTCCTGGCCCTTACCCAGGTTCAAACCAACACGGACAGCGACCTCGGCAAAGCGGTCGAGCTTCTCCTCAAAAGAAAGGGAGGCAAATGTGGCTGGGACTGGAAGTACAGCGGTAGCACTCATCCGTTAAAACTAGGCAACAGAGCGATGAAACGCAAGCTGATAAGACCGAGTGAAGAGTGTATGCGACCAACTGCGGTCTATCGACGACGGGCGGTGTTCATCCCGTCGCCGAAGTTGTTCCAGAATTGGACATCCGTTGAACGCAATCTTTAGAACTGCGTATAAACCTCGTGGAAGTCGAAGCACCCGCTGCGGGTCGAGAGCCATTCAGCCGCACGTACCGCGCCTTCGGCAAATCCGCGCCGCGAAAACGATTCATGCGTCAGAACCAAGCGGTCGGAGCCGCTGCGGG
This window contains:
- a CDS encoding aminopeptidase — encoded protein: MSATAVLPVPATFASLSFEEKLDRFAEVAVRVGLNLGKGQELLISAPLEALPLVRRITEHAYKAGALLVTSFYSDDPSILARYKYADDASFDHAAQWMADSMAAAFRSGAARLAIAGANPALLAKQDPAKVSRANIAASKAGKPAMELITKHAINWSIVAAATPEWAKLVFPGEDVDTAVAKLWDAIFLASRVTGEDPVAEWKQHGQNLKKRVDMLNAKRFHALHFKSQDGTTDLTVGLADDHLWAGGGGEAGNGIFCNPNIPTEECFTTPHKDRVDGFVKASKPLSHQGTLIENITCKFEGGKIVSATATAGEDVLNRLISTDDGARRLGEVALVPHSSPIAQSGVLFWNTLFDENAASHIALGQAYATCLIGGEKMSQEELTGLGANSSLIHVDWMIGSGKMDVDGVSKDGTSEPLMRSGEWV